Proteins from a genomic interval of Verrucomicrobium sp.:
- the cysT gene encoding sulfate ABC transporter permease subunit CysT — MTSARRLLPGFGLSLGYSVFYLSCIVLLPFAALLAEGAGTTFRHAWHTVADARVLHACGLSLGASLAAALCNGLFGFVTAWTLARYDFPGRRLADALVDLPFALPTAVAGIALTTLYAPHGPLGAPLARLGVHVAFTPLGVALALVFVGLPFVVRALQPVIAALPEDVEEAAACLGADRGQTFRRVVFPALRPALLTGMTLAFGRALGEYGSIVFISANLPFRTEILPLLIVGKLEQYDYSGAAVLGLLMLFFSAAILTGVHFLQRRRA; from the coding sequence GTGACCTCCGCCCGCCGCCTGTTGCCCGGCTTCGGGCTGAGCCTGGGCTACTCGGTCTTTTACTTGAGCTGCATCGTCCTCCTGCCGTTCGCCGCGCTCCTGGCGGAAGGGGCGGGCACCACCTTCCGCCACGCCTGGCACACCGTGGCGGACGCGCGGGTGCTCCACGCGTGCGGCCTGAGCCTGGGGGCTTCCCTGGCCGCCGCGCTTTGCAACGGGCTTTTCGGCTTCGTCACCGCCTGGACGCTGGCGCGCTACGATTTTCCCGGCCGCCGGCTGGCCGACGCCCTCGTCGACCTCCCCTTCGCCCTGCCGACGGCGGTGGCGGGCATCGCGTTGACGACCCTCTACGCGCCGCACGGCCCTTTGGGCGCGCCGCTGGCGCGGCTCGGCGTCCACGTCGCCTTCACGCCGCTGGGGGTGGCGCTGGCCCTCGTCTTCGTGGGCCTGCCCTTCGTCGTCCGCGCGCTCCAGCCGGTCATCGCCGCCCTGCCGGAGGACGTGGAGGAGGCCGCGGCCTGCCTGGGCGCGGACCGCGGGCAGACCTTCCGCCGCGTCGTCTTCCCCGCGCTGCGGCCCGCCCTCCTCACCGGCATGACGCTGGCCTTCGGCCGCGCGCTGGGGGAATACGGCTCCATCGTCTTCATCTCGGCCAATCTCCCGTTCCGCACGGAGATCCTGCCCCTGCTCATCGTGGGCAAGCTGGAGCAGTACGATTATTCCGGGGCGGCGGTCTTGGGCCTCCTCATGCTCTTTTTCTCGGCGGCGATTTTGACCGGGGTCCATTTTCTGCAGCGGAGGCGGGCGTGA
- a CDS encoding tetratricopeptide repeat protein, whose amino-acid sequence MTLRRLSLVLFVLAAAGLPARADAPSAGQSVTPNELLVQAHKLYDRSDYDLAKAVLDKLITRPGVERPVLAEAIFWRARIAQQTDQLTDAVVWYQRYLTEFSDQIDAAPAAFQLGETYKQLGAYDRARDAFYKTLTFAINRASSLTLDDFSISVRISQAATWELAETEYLASNWQRADELYERFKKQNPSLEKLVATASYRQGDISFQLRQPKEAIARYESALALAPFHPFATEAWLRLVSLYGMTNQPQKQKEALQSFIWLVDTLDKDNQLYWQRRCADQLLSEYKGHLKDQIPLLETIYKSQNNPGWARMLDFYLSLLARQTNDPNADQPQPSAEAADSWNDWLRGFRERLAGLVAKMEAMRDKDSAVPVTAVIVPVTPAAPAAKTASN is encoded by the coding sequence ATGACTTTGCGGCGTCTTTCCCTCGTCCTTTTCGTATTGGCCGCCGCCGGCCTTCCCGCGCGGGCCGACGCGCCCAGCGCCGGCCAAAGCGTCACGCCGAATGAGCTGCTCGTCCAGGCTCACAAGCTCTACGACCGGAGCGATTACGACCTGGCCAAGGCCGTCCTGGACAAGCTCATCACCCGCCCGGGGGTGGAGCGGCCCGTCCTGGCGGAGGCCATTTTCTGGCGCGCCCGCATCGCCCAGCAGACCGACCAGCTGACCGACGCCGTCGTCTGGTACCAGAGGTATCTGACCGAGTTCAGCGACCAGATTGACGCCGCTCCGGCCGCCTTCCAGCTGGGGGAAACCTACAAGCAGCTGGGGGCGTACGACCGGGCGCGCGACGCTTTCTACAAGACCCTCACCTTCGCCATCAACCGGGCTTCCAGCCTGACCCTGGACGATTTCTCCATCTCCGTCCGCATCTCCCAGGCCGCCACGTGGGAACTGGCGGAGACCGAATACCTGGCCTCCAACTGGCAGCGCGCGGACGAGCTTTACGAGCGGTTCAAAAAACAGAATCCCTCCCTGGAAAAGCTGGTCGCCACCGCCTCCTACCGCCAGGGGGACATCTCCTTCCAGCTTCGCCAGCCGAAGGAGGCGATCGCCCGCTACGAGTCGGCGTTGGCCCTGGCTCCCTTCCACCCCTTCGCCACGGAAGCGTGGCTCCGCTTGGTCTCCCTCTACGGCATGACCAATCAGCCTCAGAAGCAAAAGGAGGCTCTTCAGTCCTTCATCTGGCTGGTCGACACCCTGGACAAGGACAACCAGCTTTATTGGCAACGGCGCTGCGCCGACCAGCTCCTCTCCGAGTATAAGGGGCACTTGAAGGACCAGATCCCTCTCTTGGAGACCATTTACAAGAGCCAGAACAATCCCGGCTGGGCCCGGATGCTCGACTTCTACCTCTCCCTCCTGGCCCGCCAGACGAACGATCCCAACGCCGACCAGCCCCAGCCGAGCGCCGAGGCGGCCGACAGCTGGAACGACTGGCTGCGCGGCTTCCGGGAACGTTTGGCCGGTCTGGTGGCAAAAATGGAAGCGATGCGGGACAAAGACAGCGCCGTGCCGGTCACCGCCGTGATCGTTCCGGTCACGCCTGCCGCTCCGGCGGCGAAAACAGCCTCCAATTAG
- a CDS encoding sigma-54 dependent transcriptional regulator, with product MQFERVIVVDDDPLIRRLIVGHLQKQNIPVLGVVNCQQALEAQQKEPADLMIVDLLLPDGNGLEVMQAVKKMGPVECIIVTSFGSIESAVDAMKLGAANYLLKPFTLAQFDMALSQLMEQRKLREENDYLKEQLANEVGVSELLYSSPEMEEVQKLLKRVGPTNATVLIEGESGTGKELVARSIHQNSLRAKAPYIKVNCAAVPENLLESEFFGHEKGAFTGASNRREGRFELANGGTLLLDEVTEISMGLQAKLLRVLQEKEFERVGGNRTIRVDVRILATTNRDIHRSIEAGQFRQDLYFRLNVVPVKLPALRERRGEVEFLLKSFLERLAKKYNKPVPIVSPEAMQQLANYDWPGNVRELQNYAERAVILAEENRALEFHDFVSRPASAARLGGSGPTPAAGPSFFSAPPEEILTVEEMEKRLIHNALKKTQGNRNEAAKLLGINVRTLRNKLNLYAQIAGDIPPDDEKEA from the coding sequence ATGCAGTTCGAGCGCGTAATCGTCGTCGACGACGATCCTCTGATCCGGCGGCTGATCGTCGGCCACCTGCAGAAGCAAAATATTCCCGTCCTGGGAGTCGTAAACTGCCAGCAGGCCCTGGAGGCCCAGCAGAAGGAACCGGCCGACCTGATGATCGTCGACCTCCTGTTGCCCGACGGCAACGGCCTGGAAGTCATGCAGGCCGTCAAAAAGATGGGCCCGGTCGAGTGCATCATCGTCACCAGCTTCGGCAGCATCGAGTCGGCGGTCGACGCCATGAAGCTCGGCGCCGCCAACTACCTCCTGAAGCCCTTCACCCTGGCTCAGTTCGACATGGCCTTAAGCCAGCTCATGGAGCAGCGCAAGCTCCGGGAGGAGAACGACTACCTCAAGGAACAGCTGGCCAACGAGGTCGGCGTCAGCGAGCTGCTCTACTCCAGCCCGGAGATGGAGGAGGTGCAGAAGCTCCTCAAGCGCGTCGGCCCCACCAACGCCACCGTCCTCATCGAGGGGGAGAGCGGCACGGGCAAGGAACTCGTCGCCCGCTCGATCCACCAGAACAGCCTCCGGGCCAAGGCCCCCTACATCAAGGTGAACTGCGCTGCCGTGCCGGAGAACCTCCTGGAGAGCGAGTTCTTCGGCCACGAAAAGGGCGCCTTCACCGGCGCCAGCAACCGCCGGGAAGGCCGCTTCGAGCTGGCCAACGGCGGCACCCTCCTCCTGGACGAGGTGACGGAAATCTCCATGGGCCTCCAGGCCAAGCTCCTCCGCGTCCTCCAGGAAAAGGAGTTCGAGCGGGTCGGCGGCAACCGGACCATCCGCGTCGACGTCCGCATCCTGGCCACCACCAACCGGGACATCCATCGGAGCATCGAGGCGGGGCAATTCCGCCAGGACCTTTACTTCCGCCTCAACGTCGTCCCCGTGAAGCTTCCCGCCCTGCGCGAGCGGCGCGGGGAGGTCGAGTTCCTCCTCAAGAGCTTCCTGGAACGCCTGGCCAAGAAATACAATAAGCCCGTCCCCATCGTCAGCCCGGAGGCCATGCAGCAGCTGGCCAACTACGACTGGCCCGGCAACGTCCGCGAGCTGCAAAACTACGCCGAGCGCGCCGTCATCCTGGCGGAGGAAAACCGCGCCCTGGAATTCCACGACTTCGTCTCCCGGCCCGCTTCCGCCGCCCGCCTGGGCGGTTCCGGTCCCACGCCTGCTGCCGGGCCGTCGTTCTTCAGCGCCCCGCCGGAGGAAATCCTGACCGTGGAGGAGATGGAAAAACGCCTCATCCACAACGCCTTGAAAAAGACCCAGGGCAACCGGAACGAGGCGGCCAAGCTCCTGGGCATCAACGTCCGCACCCTGCGCAACAAGCTCAACCTCTACGCGCAGATCGCCGGGGATATCCCCCCCGACGACGAAAAAGAGGCTTAA
- a CDS encoding GTP-binding protein, translating to MNPMRRLSLTLLTGFLGSGKTSLMQHVLSQPEFPRQETVVLVNDFGKVNVDAALLAAKVSRLTALTAGCLCCASYPELGRNLERLAADPSVKHVWIEASGVAETDDLLDRLTEAPLWNRMELAQVIHVVDGSNYPGWWLNRSLAREQLRWADLVVVNKADQAKPASLEKIAEDLARHNPRAVRADVTRGRVDPELVLGARRSAVPRHRATSGAAPHPEKTSTVFLSLERPVPRPVLERALREAPGEIYRAKGLVRFDDAPDSPCVFQKAGDQTDAVAWSAPAELAELPCGLVLLGRGLDEAALAAHFAGLGAVSA from the coding sequence ATGAACCCGATGCGCCGCCTTTCCCTGACTCTCCTCACCGGCTTCCTCGGCAGCGGAAAGACCTCCCTCATGCAGCATGTCCTCTCCCAGCCGGAATTTCCCCGGCAGGAAACCGTCGTGCTGGTGAACGACTTCGGCAAGGTCAACGTCGACGCCGCGCTCCTGGCGGCGAAGGTATCCCGCCTGACGGCGCTGACTGCCGGATGTCTCTGCTGCGCCAGCTATCCCGAATTGGGCCGGAATCTGGAGCGGCTGGCCGCCGATCCTTCCGTGAAGCACGTCTGGATCGAGGCCTCCGGCGTGGCGGAGACCGACGACCTGCTGGACCGCCTCACCGAGGCGCCGCTCTGGAACCGGATGGAGCTGGCGCAGGTCATCCACGTCGTCGACGGGTCCAACTATCCCGGCTGGTGGCTCAACCGCTCCCTGGCGCGGGAGCAGCTCCGCTGGGCCGACCTGGTCGTCGTCAACAAGGCCGACCAGGCCAAGCCCGCCTCCCTGGAGAAGATCGCGGAGGACCTCGCCCGCCACAATCCGCGCGCCGTCCGGGCCGACGTGACGCGCGGGCGGGTCGATCCTGAGCTGGTGCTGGGCGCGCGGCGCAGCGCCGTGCCGCGCCACCGCGCGACCTCCGGCGCCGCGCCCCATCCGGAGAAGACCTCCACCGTCTTCCTTTCCCTGGAGCGGCCCGTGCCGCGCCCCGTCCTGGAGCGGGCGCTGCGCGAGGCGCCGGGGGAAATCTACCGGGCCAAGGGCCTGGTCCGCTTCGACGACGCGCCCGATTCCCCCTGCGTCTTTCAAAAGGCGGGCGACCAGACCGACGCGGTTGCCTGGTCCGCGCCCGCCGAGCTGGCGGAACTCCCCTGCGGCCTGGTCCTGCTGGGGCGCGGGCTGGACGAGGCGGCCTTGGCCGCCCACTTCGCCGGACTGGGGGCCGTCTCCGCGTGA